From the Microbacterium thalassium genome, one window contains:
- the gmk gene encoding guanylate kinase codes for MSDSRTPPEVDRASASRRAVAARRERAALKKDVAMRVITPQELLRRATADPAAPAGAMRISEFLTSIPAIGEGKRDRILEELRISPVKRLGGLGSRQRVALERFLDERWPETGPRSGRSRLVVLAGPTAVGKGTVAAYIKEHHPEIRLSVSATTRAPRPGEVDGEHYFFVDDAEFDRLVADGELLEWATVHNAHRYGTPRGPIEQALAEGRTVLLEIDLQGARQVRAAEPSATLVFLLPPSWDELVQRLVGRGTEEADERARRLRTAKVELAAQSEFDYRVVNENVASAAEEVVELVQAPARPLSRV; via the coding sequence ATGAGTGACTCCCGAACCCCTCCCGAGGTCGACCGCGCCTCGGCATCCCGCCGCGCCGTCGCCGCCCGCCGCGAGCGTGCCGCCCTGAAGAAGGACGTCGCGATGCGCGTCATCACCCCGCAGGAGCTGCTGCGCCGCGCCACCGCGGACCCGGCGGCTCCCGCCGGGGCGATGCGCATCAGCGAATTCCTCACCAGCATCCCCGCCATCGGCGAGGGCAAGCGCGATCGCATCCTCGAGGAGCTGCGCATCTCGCCGGTCAAGCGGCTCGGCGGGCTGGGCTCGCGCCAGCGCGTCGCGCTCGAGCGCTTCCTGGACGAGCGGTGGCCCGAGACCGGGCCCCGCAGCGGACGCAGCCGGCTGGTCGTGCTCGCCGGCCCGACCGCGGTCGGGAAGGGCACCGTCGCCGCGTACATCAAGGAGCACCACCCCGAGATCCGGCTGTCGGTGTCGGCGACCACGCGCGCACCCCGCCCGGGCGAAGTCGACGGCGAGCACTACTTCTTCGTCGACGACGCCGAGTTCGACCGGCTCGTCGCAGACGGCGAGCTGCTCGAGTGGGCGACGGTGCACAACGCCCATCGCTACGGCACCCCGCGAGGCCCCATCGAGCAGGCGCTGGCCGAGGGGCGCACGGTGCTGCTCGAGATCGACCTGCAGGGGGCCCGCCAGGTCCGTGCGGCGGAGCCGTCCGCGACGCTGGTGTTCCTGCTGCCGCCGAGCTGGGACGAGCTGGTGCAGCGCCTCGTCGGGCGCGGCACCGAGGAGGCCGACGAGCGGGCCCGGCGCCTGCGCACGGCGAAGGTCGAATTGGCCGCCCAGAGCGAGTTCGACTACCGCGTCGTGAACGAGAACGTCGCGTCGGCGGCCGAAGAGGTCGTAGAATTGGTGCAGGCGCCCGCGCGTCCGCTTTCGCGCGTCTGA
- the pyrF gene encoding orotidine-5'-phosphate decarboxylase, translating to MTGFGERLRTALDAHGPLCVGIDPHEHLLEAWGLPASAAGVRAFGLRTVEAAADRVGVVKPQVSFFERWGAAGFAALEEVMAAARAAGLLVIADAKRGDIGTTMDGYAAAWLAPGAPLEADALTVSPYLGPESLRGTFTTAIRHDKGVFVLAATSNPEAAAVQTAQTVDVAATDGQTVAERVARDIQWVNSSAAFGGGLGPVGLVVGATIDRDAFGLTDELLRGAPVLAPGFGAQGALPEDLPALFGGAASQVIASESRSILSAGPDLIAVRIDERAAMYREGSHE from the coding sequence GTGACCGGGTTCGGCGAGAGGCTGAGGACGGCGCTCGACGCGCACGGACCGCTGTGCGTGGGGATCGACCCCCACGAGCACCTGCTCGAGGCGTGGGGCCTTCCCGCCTCGGCGGCGGGCGTGCGCGCGTTCGGCCTGCGCACGGTCGAGGCGGCCGCCGATCGGGTCGGCGTGGTCAAGCCGCAGGTGTCGTTCTTCGAGCGCTGGGGCGCGGCCGGATTCGCGGCCCTGGAGGAGGTCATGGCCGCCGCGCGTGCGGCGGGTCTGCTCGTGATCGCCGACGCCAAGCGCGGCGACATCGGCACCACGATGGACGGCTACGCCGCGGCCTGGCTCGCGCCCGGCGCGCCGCTGGAGGCCGACGCCCTGACCGTGAGCCCCTACCTCGGGCCCGAGTCGCTGCGCGGCACCTTCACCACGGCCATCCGCCACGACAAGGGCGTGTTCGTCCTCGCCGCGACGAGCAACCCCGAGGCCGCGGCGGTGCAGACGGCCCAGACGGTCGATGTCGCCGCGACCGACGGGCAGACCGTGGCCGAGCGCGTCGCGCGCGACATCCAGTGGGTCAACTCCTCGGCGGCGTTCGGCGGGGGCCTCGGCCCCGTCGGCCTCGTCGTCGGCGCCACGATCGATCGCGACGCCTTCGGCCTCACCGACGAGCTCCTCCGCGGCGCGCCCGTCCTCGCGCCCGGGTTCGGCGCGCAGGGGGCGCTGCCGGAGGACCTGCCAGCGCTCTTCGGCGGCGCGGCATCGCAGGTGATCGCGAGCGAGAGCCGCAGCATCCTCTCCGCCGGCCCAGACCTCATCGCGGTGCGCATCGACGAGCGTGCGGCGATGTACCGTGAAGGTTCCCATGAGTGA